One Engraulis encrasicolus isolate BLACKSEA-1 unplaced genomic scaffold, IST_EnEncr_1.0 scaffold_139_np1212, whole genome shotgun sequence genomic window carries:
- the LOC134442280 gene encoding uncharacterized protein LOC134442280: MGRRNKKSQAAKRRYIPLDLHGEGQLLPKAQKSLADVEMPPLKRHCMTRNKGGTLQPVRTIVETNRALFEKEAELLKLAEQEMNDELLQDAWCQLCPQQEEERLECKQNLQNVSMDDEEWEEIPDLADLDGNGFVLEKDSKSLSKPEAMALIRSLNETQLAIFYQIRQWCLDKRLGNNPEPFHVFITGGAGVGKSHLIKAIHCEASRLLRTDSGRPDDILILLTAPTGIAAYNLQASTIHSALAIGTAIKLPYTPLGEEKLNSLRSQLGNLQILVIDEISMVNQTLLAYVHGRLRQIKQTGDFAPFGNLSIIACGDLFQLSPVRGKPLYMDADGVDLWKTYFSVVELTTVVRQKDTTFAELLNRLRIKSKTTPLSASDVRLLRQRETGEESTALHIFPTNEQVQAHNMQGLRSSCDEIISIKSKDYKKEQKTGRVVLLKGQHSRVHNSSLCSELCLGIGARVILIKNIDLSDNLVNGVCGSVTHIVQKDATSLPTMVYVLFDDPKVGLQRRKQQPCPNVHLTNSTPICPVEERIDYKGGMRRQIPLKLAYALTIHKVQGLTLDQAVVSLGKVFAPGQAYVALSRVKSLPGLIIQQFSEKAIYCKEDIQQAINEMPKFLCNATHFGKCSDTFTIWLMNIQGLRNHLEDLKCCVERSLPNCVAVTETWLPETVSVQQVQIHGYEFHSSPRGLSYSSQNKDLCEMRTQQHGGVGWYIQCDQKYKMHTISDPNVECSISHFLDKNVIIAAVYRPPKYALKLFMQNLNKIIEYLSSVTSNIIFMGDFNENIFKTKSLLTYMAQRGFQQIVSNATTDTGSLLDHIYVKTHLANCVSASIMPLYFSDHQGIVCSLNM, encoded by the coding sequence GTGGCACACTACAACCTGTAAGAACCATTGTGGAAACCAATAGAGCTTTATTCGAAAAAGAAGCAGAATTGCTTAAGTTGGCTGAACAAGAAATGAATGATGAGCTTTTACAGGATGCGTGGTGTCAATTATGTCCTCAGCAGGAAGAGGAAAGACTTGAGTGCAAGCAGAACTTGCAAAATGTATCCATGGATGATGAGGAGTGGGAGGAAATCCCTGATTTGGCCGATTTAGATGGGAATGGTTTTGTCTTGGAAAAAGACTCCAAGTCTCTGTCTAAACCTGAAGCAATGGCCCTAATACGGTCTTTGAATGAAACTCAATTAGCAATTTTTTATCAAATTAGACAATGGTGTTTAGACAAGAGATTAGGCAACAATCCAGAACCTTTTCACGTTTTTATTACCGGAGGAGCAGGAGTGGGAAAGAGTCATTTAATTAAAGCTATACATTGTGAGGCTAGTCGATTACTTCGCACAGATAGTGGCAGGCCAGATGACATTTTAATACTCTTAACTGCACCAACTGGCATTGCAGCCTATAACTTACAAGCAAGCACAATTCATAGTGCTTTAGCAATTGGTACAGCTATAAAATTGCCGTACACTCCACTTGGTGAAGAGAAATTAAACTCTTTACGAAGTCAATTGGGAAATTTACAAATTTTGGTTATTGATGAAATTTCAATGGTAAATCAAACATTGCTGGCATATGTGCATGGGAGGCTGAGACAGATAAAACAGACAGGTGACTTTGCTCCATTTGGAAATTTGAGCATTATTGCTTGTGGGGACCTATTTCAGTTAAGTCCAGTCAGAGGAAAACCTTTATACATGGATGCAGATGGTGTGGATTTATGGAAAACATATTTCTCTGTTGTTGAACTGACAACAGTAGTTAGACAAAAAGACACAACATTTGCTGAGTTGTTAAACCGTCTACGAATTAAATCTAAAACTACTCCTCTTAGTGCAAGTGATGTCAGACTTTTGCGGCAAAGGGAAACCGGTGAGGAAAGTACAGCATTACATATATTTCCAACCAATGAGCAAGTGCAAGCACACAATATGCAGGGCCTACGATCCTCTTGCGATGAAATCATTTCAATCAAATCCAAAGACTACAAAAAAGAGCAGAAAACAGGAAGGGTGGTTTTACTAAAAGGCCAGCACTCACGAGTGCACAACAGTTCGCTTTGTTCAGAGCTGTGTTTGGGTATAGGGGCTCGAGTGATACTTATAAAAAACATTGATCTTTCAGACAACTTAGTCAATGGAGTTTGTGGTTCTGTCACACACATAGTTCAAAAAGATGCAACATCACTGCCAACGATGGTCTATGTGTTATTTGATGACCCAAAAGTCGGCCTTCAAAGAAGGAAACAACAACCTTGTCCAAATGTGCATTTAACCAATTCTACTCCTATATGCCCTGTGGAAGAAAGGATAGATTACAAAGGAGGCATGCGCAGGCAAATACCTTTAAAATTAGCTTATGCACTTACTATTCACAAGGTGCAGGGCTTAACACTAGATCAAGCTGTTGTATCATTGGGTAAAGTCTTTGCTCCTGGGCAGGCTTATGTTGCACTTAGTCGTGTAAAATCTCTCCCTGGCTTAATTATTCAACAGTTTTCTGAGAAGGCTATTTACTGCAAGGAAGACATTCAGCAAGCAATAAATGAAATGCCAAAGTTCCTATGCAATGCTACACACTTTGGTAAATGCTCAGACACATTCACAATTTGGTTGATGAACATTCAAGGATTACGAAATCATTTGGAAGACTTAAAATGCTGTGTTGAGAGATCTCTTCCAAATTGTGTAGCTGTAACAGAAACTTGGTTGCCAGAAACTGTTTCTGTTCAGCAAGTACAAATCCATGGCTATGAATTCCATAGCAGTCCTCGTGGCTTATCATACTCTTCCCAGAACAAAGACCTATGTGAAATGCGCACACAACAACACGGTGGAGTTGGATGGTACATACAGTGTGACCAAAAGTACAAGATGCATACTATTTCCGATCCAAATGTTGAATGCTCCATATCACATTTCCTTGATAAAAATGTCATAATCGCTGCGGTTTACAGGCCCCCAAAATATGCCTTGAAACTGTTTATGCAAAATCTAAACAAAATAATTGAATATTTATCAAGTGTAACATCGAATATTATTTTCATGGGGGATTTTAACGAAAATATTTTCAAAACTAAAAGCCTGTTAACTTATATGGCACAAAGAGGCTTTCAGCAAATTGTGTCTAATGCCACAACTGATACAGGGTCTTTATTAGATCACATTTACGTCAAAACACACTTAGCTAATTGTGTCAGCGCTTCAATTATGCCTTTATATTTCAGTGACCATCAGGGAATTGTATGTAGTCTCAATATGTAG